From Acidobacteriota bacterium, a single genomic window includes:
- the era gene encoding GTPase Era, protein MITNENPEAEPASITDFRSGYVALIGRPNAGKSTILNRLVGEKIAAVSNKPQTTRYRIQGIVTRDAGQVVFVDTPGVHKPGYLLNRRMMSAVHDAILSVDLLVLMRDASVSTGNGDKFVLDLVKESGKKAILVLNKIDKIKDKAELLPLIEKYSAEHEFAAIVPISALKGDSAELILDEIIRNLPAGEAIFDADEMTDQPVRAIVAEMVREKILSSTGEEIPYVTAVVTEMFDESNPNIPKIFCAIYVERPSQKSIIIGKQGAKIRDIGTRARVDIEKFLGKQVYLKLFVKVVEDWRNQERRLDEIGIRE, encoded by the coding sequence ATGATAACGAACGAAAATCCCGAGGCTGAACCGGCTTCCATAACTGATTTCCGCAGCGGTTACGTTGCCCTGATCGGCCGCCCCAACGCCGGAAAGTCGACCATTCTCAACCGGCTCGTCGGCGAAAAGATCGCCGCCGTTTCGAACAAACCGCAAACGACCCGATACCGGATTCAAGGAATCGTCACACGAGACGCCGGCCAGGTCGTGTTCGTTGACACACCGGGCGTCCATAAGCCGGGATATTTGCTCAATCGGCGAATGATGTCGGCCGTTCACGACGCGATTCTCTCGGTCGATCTGCTGGTGCTGATGCGCGATGCGAGCGTCTCGACCGGAAACGGCGACAAATTCGTGCTCGATCTCGTCAAGGAATCGGGCAAAAAGGCGATTCTGGTGCTCAACAAGATCGACAAGATCAAGGACAAGGCCGAGCTCTTGCCGCTGATCGAAAAATACTCGGCGGAACACGAATTCGCCGCGATCGTCCCGATATCGGCGCTCAAAGGCGACTCGGCGGAGCTCATTCTCGACGAGATCATCAGGAATCTGCCCGCGGGCGAGGCGATCTTCGACGCCGACGAGATGACGGATCAGCCGGTCCGCGCGATCGTCGCCGAGATGGTTCGTGAAAAGATACTCTCCTCGACCGGCGAGGAGATCCCTTACGTGACGGCGGTCGTGACCGAAATGTTCGACGAATCAAACCCGAATATCCCGAAGATCTTCTGCGCGATCTATGTCGAACGCCCGTCGCAAAAAAGCATCATAATCGGCAAGCAGGGCGCGAAGATCCGCGATATCGGCACCCGGGCGCGCGTCGATATCGAGAAGTTCCTCGGCAAGCAGGTCTACTTGAAGCTCTTCGTCAAAGTCGTCGAAGACTGGCGCAATCAGGAACGCCGGCTCGACGAGATCGGAATCAGGGAGTGA
- a CDS encoding tetratricopeptide repeat protein gives MKKFAIIFLIAAFALTVFGQKPRPTPKKTPKPTPVAVRTPGTEAEEFEKAKALANAAERIKAFTLFIENFPQSTEIARARGLIVSARAVLAEEKLVAGDTATAAALFTLAVNDAPTPVPDELFAKVILGFPLSLYSREQRAPAFDIVKLIEEKVGSNPSQLLDLAKFYVSVQYGTEAIRLAEKSVALDPQSAVGHQTLAVAYKMNFRLEDAAASYAKALELNSVSPLTRQNLAEMKRALGKADEAVAIYREMLAFDAENSAARSGIVLALFESGKRAEAETELAAALEKTPNNPVLLTGVAYWYASAGDAEKTSIYSKMALAADPTSVWAYIAEARGLMIEKKPLDAERVLLVARQYGDLPTLDYELASARIAAGFFREAAETLKRNFAVNKDGLIETYLGNRILADARSFTDLLSLERRSVIFTKEAADNTETAGKLKSLLGFYQTLERPDATDSELVRSVDEFVSGSDNFRLHRQLYAATRLLNKKTALPKVLELMQSAIGTVDAALDVPNPSAAVLADELYDSRQYFIARSQLVSVNELPRPKLSSILRGRIEETAGAAYLVQEDAGQAIVRLKRALTVLPEKSTWWRSSLRRLGEAYLADGKDALALESYIKAYDTDQPSKEQRAALAELWTKVNGTIDGLDARIGPDPFAETVAKVETTPTPEVKLPQDLLLGPTATPTPESVPVSVPTPTPEAAPTVEPTATPTPEVPPTVEPTATPTPEPAPTVEPTATPTPEVAPTVEPTATPTPEPAPTVEPTATPTPEVTPTSTTDAGTRSDRRTDSDADAGSRADRRTDSNADTGSHADRRTDSNSDTEGRDGHTLRRSGQDRRETGRS, from the coding sequence ATGAAAAAGTTCGCAATCATATTTCTCATTGCCGCTTTCGCGCTCACCGTTTTTGGCCAGAAACCGAGACCGACTCCGAAGAAAACCCCGAAACCGACTCCGGTTGCGGTTCGGACGCCCGGAACCGAAGCCGAAGAATTCGAAAAAGCGAAAGCCCTTGCGAACGCCGCCGAACGCATCAAGGCGTTTACTTTGTTCATCGAGAACTTTCCGCAATCGACCGAGATTGCCAGAGCGCGCGGACTGATCGTCAGCGCGCGGGCGGTTCTCGCCGAAGAGAAGTTGGTCGCCGGCGACACAGCGACGGCCGCCGCGCTGTTCACGCTCGCCGTGAACGACGCTCCGACGCCGGTTCCGGACGAACTCTTTGCGAAGGTCATCCTCGGTTTTCCGCTCAGCCTCTATTCCCGCGAGCAGCGGGCGCCGGCATTCGATATCGTCAAACTCATCGAGGAGAAGGTCGGTTCGAATCCGTCGCAGCTTCTGGACCTTGCCAAATTCTACGTCTCGGTTCAGTACGGCACTGAAGCCATCAGGCTCGCCGAGAAATCGGTGGCGCTCGACCCGCAATCGGCCGTCGGTCACCAAACGCTCGCCGTTGCCTACAAGATGAACTTCCGGCTCGAAGACGCTGCCGCCTCGTACGCGAAGGCGCTCGAACTGAACAGCGTTTCGCCTCTGACGCGGCAAAATCTTGCCGAAATGAAACGGGCGCTTGGGAAAGCCGATGAAGCGGTCGCGATCTACCGCGAAATGCTTGCGTTCGACGCTGAGAACTCGGCGGCTCGGTCCGGAATTGTTCTCGCCCTTTTTGAGAGCGGCAAACGCGCCGAGGCCGAAACCGAACTCGCGGCGGCGCTCGAAAAAACGCCGAACAATCCGGTTCTGCTAACCGGCGTCGCGTACTGGTACGCGTCCGCGGGAGACGCTGAAAAAACATCGATCTACTCGAAAATGGCGCTCGCGGCCGATCCGACCAGCGTCTGGGCATACATTGCCGAGGCGCGCGGACTGATGATCGAGAAGAAGCCTCTCGACGCCGAACGCGTGCTGCTCGTTGCACGTCAATACGGCGACCTCCCGACGCTCGATTACGAACTGGCGTCGGCCCGAATCGCGGCCGGTTTCTTTCGCGAGGCCGCGGAAACGTTGAAACGCAACTTCGCCGTCAACAAAGACGGACTTATTGAAACCTATCTCGGCAACCGGATACTGGCGGACGCGAGATCGTTCACCGACTTGCTGTCGCTGGAACGGCGTTCGGTTATCTTTACAAAAGAGGCCGCCGATAACACCGAAACGGCCGGAAAACTCAAATCGCTGCTCGGCTTTTACCAAACACTTGAAAGACCGGACGCAACCGATTCTGAACTGGTGAGATCGGTCGATGAATTCGTCAGCGGTTCCGACAATTTCCGGCTTCATCGCCAACTTTATGCGGCAACCCGGCTATTGAATAAAAAGACGGCGCTGCCGAAAGTTCTTGAACTGATGCAGTCCGCGATCGGGACGGTCGATGCCGCACTCGATGTTCCGAACCCTTCGGCGGCCGTTTTGGCGGACGAACTTTACGACAGCCGGCAGTATTTCATCGCGCGCTCGCAACTGGTTTCGGTCAATGAACTGCCGCGGCCGAAACTCTCCTCGATCCTCCGCGGGCGCATCGAAGAGACGGCCGGCGCTGCGTATTTGGTTCAAGAAGATGCCGGGCAGGCGATCGTTCGGCTGAAACGCGCGCTGACGGTCTTGCCGGAAAAAAGCACTTGGTGGAGGTCGAGCCTGCGGCGCCTCGGCGAGGCTTATCTCGCAGACGGCAAGGACGCTTTGGCCCTCGAGTCTTACATCAAGGCATATGACACTGATCAGCCCAGCAAAGAACAGCGCGCCGCGTTGGCGGAGCTTTGGACCAAGGTCAACGGCACGATCGACGGCCTCGACGCGCGCATCGGACCTGATCCGTTTGCCGAAACGGTAGCGAAGGTCGAGACAACGCCGACACCTGAAGTGAAGCTGCCGCAGGATCTGCTTCTCGGCCCGACTGCAACTCCGACGCCGGAAAGCGTTCCGGTTTCGGTTCCGACGCCGACGCCGGAAGCCGCGCCGACCGTCGAACCGACAGCGACGCCGACGCCGGAAGTCCCGCCGACCGTCGAACCGACAGCAACGCCGACGCCGGAACCCGCTCCGACCGTCGAACCGACAGCGACGCCGACGCCGGAAGTCGCGCCGACCGTCGAACCGACAGCAACGCCGACGCCGGAACCCGCGCCGACCGTCGAACCGACAGCGACGCCGACGCCGGAAGTCACGCCGACCTCGACCACAGACGCCGGAACCCGCTCCGACCGTCGAACCGACAGCGACGCCGACGCCGGAAGTCGCGCCGACCGTCGAACCGACAGCAACGCCGACACCGGAAGTCACGCCGACCGTCGAACCGACAGCAACTCCGACACCGAAGGTCGAGACGGACACACGCTCCGACGTTCCGGTCAGGACCGTCGAGAAACCGGTCGAAGCTGA
- a CDS encoding 50S ribosomal protein L11 methyltransferase, with protein MNNTPKQWFALDFAALPEAAEAVEFALNSLDALGTEINNLGPNRNDILKVVGYFNEKPTDAAIESELAGAIAIYALDKDSAHIHGWREVKDQDWLAEWKKHWKPTETARFVIAPTWETVEESGKIVIRIEPSMAFGTGTHETTRLCLKAIEENYRPGESFLDVGTGTGILAIAVSKLNESPVRILACDTDEDSIKIAIENAGLNNTPEIESYVGSITDETPEFDVVCANVTLDVIVPMLPILVSKARRLLILSGILVEQEPAIREALLNLGCADPKIEPMGEWISVINAETRTK; from the coding sequence ATGAATAACACACCGAAACAGTGGTTTGCTCTCGATTTCGCGGCGCTGCCCGAGGCGGCCGAGGCGGTCGAGTTCGCGCTCAATTCGCTTGACGCGCTCGGCACCGAAATCAACAATCTGGGACCGAACCGCAATGACATACTGAAGGTCGTCGGGTATTTCAACGAAAAGCCGACCGACGCGGCGATCGAATCGGAACTCGCCGGGGCGATCGCGATCTACGCGCTCGACAAGGACTCCGCGCACATCCACGGCTGGCGCGAGGTCAAGGATCAGGACTGGCTCGCCGAATGGAAAAAGCACTGGAAACCGACCGAAACCGCGCGATTCGTGATCGCGCCGACCTGGGAAACGGTTGAGGAATCCGGGAAAATCGTCATTCGCATCGAACCGTCGATGGCATTCGGCACCGGGACGCACGAAACGACGCGCCTTTGTTTGAAAGCCATCGAGGAGAATTACCGCCCCGGCGAATCGTTTTTGGACGTTGGCACCGGCACCGGAATCCTCGCGATCGCCGTTTCGAAACTCAACGAATCGCCGGTTCGAATTCTCGCCTGTGACACGGACGAGGATTCGATCAAGATCGCGATCGAAAACGCCGGGTTGAACAACACGCCGGAAATCGAATCGTACGTCGGTTCGATCACGGACGAGACACCCGAATTCGACGTAGTATGCGCCAACGTCACGCTCGACGTGATCGTCCCAATGCTCCCTATTCTCGTATCCAAAGCGCGGCGCCTCTTGATCCTCTCGGGAATCCTCGTCGAGCAGGAACCCGCGATTCGCGAAGCACTTCTAAATCTCGGCTGCGCCGATCCAAAGATCGAGCCGATGGGCGAATGGATCAGCGTGATCAATGCAGAAACGCGCACGAAGTAA
- a CDS encoding ribonuclease HI: MKKVTIVCDGSSLGNGRGTTRAAAVAALGYKGFWRAFGEYLGNATNQQAEIAAATVGLSTLTEPCKVRLLSDSRYVVETMGGTWRRKTNHEWWEKLDRAASRHDIKWEWVKGHSGHEVQEIVDTLARKTAELGRVDEAMFDELVAEIGVKEI, translated from the coding sequence ATGAAGAAAGTTACGATCGTTTGCGACGGCTCGTCGTTGGGGAACGGGCGCGGAACGACGCGAGCCGCGGCGGTCGCCGCGTTGGGCTACAAGGGTTTCTGGCGCGCGTTCGGCGAGTATCTCGGCAACGCGACGAATCAGCAGGCCGAGATCGCGGCGGCGACGGTCGGTCTTTCGACCCTCACCGAACCTTGCAAGGTCCGGCTCTTGTCGGATTCGCGTTATGTCGTTGAAACGATGGGCGGGACGTGGCGGCGCAAGACCAATCACGAATGGTGGGAGAAACTCGACCGCGCGGCGTCGAGACACGACATCAAATGGGAATGGGTCAAAGGACATTCCGGTCACGAAGTTCAGGAGATCGTCGATACGCTGGCACGCAAAACCGCCGAACTCGGCCGCGTCGATGAAGCGATGTTCGACGAGTTGGTAGCCGAGATCGGCGTCAAAGAGATCTGA
- a CDS encoding CopG family transcriptional regulator translates to MKAKDFDADFDSGKSVVDALDVSKARRPLQEQKRVNVDFPAWMIESLDREAGRLGVTRQSIIKVWLAERLEQTALKK, encoded by the coding sequence ATGAAAGCTAAAGACTTCGATGCTGATTTCGACAGCGGCAAGAGCGTTGTCGACGCGTTGGACGTTTCAAAGGCACGTCGGCCGTTGCAGGAACAGAAAAGGGTGAACGTTGACTTTCCGGCTTGGATGATCGAGTCGCTTGATAGGGAGGCGGGTCGGCTGGGCGTAACGCGCCAATCCATTATCAAGGTCTGGCTGGCTGAGCGCCTGGAGCAAACGGCGTTGAAGAAATGA
- a CDS encoding bifunctional metallophosphatase/5'-nucleotidase has protein sequence MKRIRLLSVALTILLLSIPAYVSAQTKKLTVLYSNDLHAHLEPHRVPWISETRLVGGFANFATLVKREKAKNPNTLYFDAGDFFTGPYISSLTKGEAVIDAMNYLGIDAACVGNHEFDHGWQNARLQFEKAKFPILNGNIFIKGTEQLHWNNPYIVKEVNGVRIGIIGLHGRFAFYDTTSDEMIQGIEARDEEVYLKKYIDELKPKTDLIVLLIHQGIPGRQSTSGAVDVARNLQKDIELAERVPGLDLMVTGHAHTGTPKPLISNGTIIVSTDAYTIELGKLELTYDVKKDKIVKFKNHYGPVFDDAIPDDPEMVAVIKKWKDKLKVITEEVVTNSTVELTRSYGEESLLGDMVADAMLDAYPDYDFAITNSGGLRQDIDAGPVTVGELISAFPFPNTVYQLEMKGSDLRKIFEHGAGLTNGILQASRGIEMEYDESKPVGQRVVKCLIKGQPLADDKTYKLLTSNFLADGGDGFAVFKSAAFRKNTGVEILQSMIKYLKKFETFAPKIEGRVKRAK, from the coding sequence ATGAAAAGAATAAGACTACTATCTGTCGCTCTGACGATTCTGTTGCTGTCGATTCCGGCGTATGTCTCGGCGCAGACGAAGAAACTGACCGTTCTCTACTCGAACGATCTCCACGCGCATCTCGAACCGCATCGCGTGCCGTGGATCAGCGAGACACGGCTCGTCGGCGGATTCGCCAACTTCGCGACGCTCGTCAAACGCGAGAAGGCGAAGAATCCGAACACGCTCTATTTCGACGCCGGCGATTTCTTTACCGGCCCGTACATCAGTTCGCTGACCAAAGGCGAAGCGGTGATCGACGCGATGAATTATCTCGGGATCGACGCCGCCTGCGTCGGCAATCACGAGTTCGACCACGGCTGGCAGAATGCGCGCCTTCAGTTCGAGAAGGCGAAATTCCCGATCCTCAACGGCAATATCTTCATCAAGGGAACCGAGCAACTCCACTGGAACAACCCGTACATCGTCAAGGAGGTAAACGGCGTGCGGATCGGAATAATCGGACTGCACGGGCGGTTCGCGTTCTACGACACGACCTCGGATGAGATGATCCAGGGCATCGAGGCGCGCGACGAAGAGGTTTATCTCAAGAAATACATCGACGAACTCAAGCCGAAGACCGACCTCATCGTCCTGCTGATCCATCAAGGCATTCCGGGACGCCAATCGACGAGCGGCGCGGTCGACGTCGCGCGTAATCTGCAAAAAGACATCGAACTTGCGGAGCGCGTCCCGGGACTTGATCTGATGGTCACCGGCCACGCGCACACCGGGACGCCCAAGCCGCTCATTTCGAACGGCACGATCATCGTTTCGACCGACGCCTACACGATCGAGCTCGGCAAACTTGAACTCACCTACGACGTCAAGAAGGACAAGATCGTCAAGTTCAAAAATCACTACGGTCCGGTTTTCGACGACGCGATCCCGGATGATCCCGAAATGGTCGCCGTCATCAAAAAGTGGAAGGATAAGCTCAAGGTCATCACCGAGGAAGTTGTGACGAATTCAACGGTCGAACTGACCCGGTCGTACGGCGAGGAATCCCTGCTCGGCGATATGGTCGCGGATGCGATGCTCGACGCGTATCCCGATTATGATTTCGCGATCACGAACAGCGGCGGATTGCGGCAGGACATCGACGCCGGCCCGGTCACCGTCGGCGAACTGATCTCGGCGTTTCCGTTCCCGAACACCGTTTACCAGCTCGAGATGAAAGGCAGCGATTTGAGGAAGATCTTCGAGCACGGCGCGGGTCTGACGAACGGGATTCTGCAGGCTTCGCGCGGCATTGAGATGGAATATGACGAATCGAAACCGGTCGGCCAGCGCGTCGTCAAATGCCTGATCAAAGGCCAGCCGCTGGCGGACGACAAAACCTACAAGTTGCTGACGTCAAACTTCCTCGCCGACGGCGGCGACGGTTTCGCCGTCTTCAAAAGCGCGGCATTCCGCAAGAATACGGGCGTCGAGATACTCCAGTCGATGATCAAATACTTGAAGAAATTCGAAACCTTCGCCCCCAAGATCGAAGGCCGTGTGAAACGGGCAAAATGA
- a CDS encoding AAA family ATPase: protein MHITKIELEDIKSHTKFSQEFQRGTTAIVGENGAGKTTLIEAIAWTLFDLTSYKKDLFVRRGAKKGVARVTFESSFDERRYQVYRDTGTGYHVYDPELKIRIADKKEEVARFLWQHLGVEPGTDLEVLFRTAIGVPQGTFTAVFLDTETNRKKAFDKLLKVDDYRFGADKLRETSRFVELRIADVRENIARAEGALSRFEIVEAELNQFQTQAEAFANTVSEVEKEVETRAATVREFDANEARLIALKTESDRLENAGSRAEFILGQREIELAVAKSAAERVRAVEADHLAHQKALGMLRELDRERVERDKLRQGIATIETAKANVIASQNRIKEDLARIAKARETIVELKPQAEEEVKFDAERDRLRSEIARREPNEAAVKRLQQKVAELRERYRVQNVAVAELREKSAAAAEVPALESESNELTRKLAGFRARLDADKRFQNEIKNGLCPILSEKCLNLKPGQSLEDFVTSKFEEIEASISAGDTELRSVATRLAAAREAQRSAAKLEAQESRLNDLREEGVAVAAEMKSLEADLGDLGDLRANLAAAEERIKALGNPKARLIAAESEVAREADYRHSLTEIDKNLERLESDLRIENEMVESYKDLDSNWAESIAERDRTEAAHREFLANESAAKSVAEREKMVADARAEVETTAAALLKSAADLELAGKEYERERHQSERTALFEAEKRLAENRANFANAHGRATQLETEIEKLRLVRREMQTEFLERERLEKIYEASEFIRATLKKSAPLVARNYVYHVSLEAAQMFREITGNAERNLKWTEDYAIVLEENGYDRPFAVLSGGEQMAAALAVRLALLKQLSDIRLAFFDEPTTNMDAIRRERLAEQISLISQRKTFDQLFVISHDDTFESFADNVVILGEEEVGAV, encoded by the coding sequence GTGCATATCACCAAGATCGAACTCGAAGACATCAAATCTCACACGAAATTCTCGCAGGAATTTCAGCGCGGGACAACGGCGATCGTCGGCGAGAACGGTGCGGGAAAGACGACTTTGATCGAGGCGATAGCGTGGACGCTGTTCGATTTGACGAGCTACAAGAAAGATCTTTTTGTCCGTCGCGGCGCGAAAAAAGGCGTCGCGCGCGTGACGTTTGAAAGCAGTTTCGACGAACGCCGCTATCAGGTCTATCGCGATACGGGAACGGGATATCACGTTTATGACCCGGAACTCAAGATCCGCATCGCCGACAAGAAGGAAGAGGTCGCGCGGTTCCTGTGGCAGCATCTCGGCGTCGAGCCCGGAACCGATCTCGAAGTGCTTTTTCGGACCGCGATCGGCGTTCCGCAGGGGACTTTTACGGCCGTTTTTCTCGATACCGAGACCAACCGCAAAAAAGCATTCGATAAGTTGTTGAAGGTTGACGATTATCGTTTCGGCGCCGACAAACTGCGAGAAACTTCGCGCTTCGTCGAATTGCGGATCGCCGATGTCCGCGAGAATATCGCCCGCGCCGAGGGCGCACTTTCGAGATTCGAGATCGTCGAAGCCGAACTCAATCAGTTTCAGACGCAGGCCGAAGCGTTCGCGAACACCGTCTCGGAAGTGGAAAAAGAGGTCGAGACACGGGCCGCAACCGTCCGGGAATTCGACGCCAACGAGGCGCGGCTTATTGCGCTTAAAACCGAGTCGGATCGCCTCGAAAACGCCGGATCGCGGGCCGAGTTCATTCTCGGTCAGCGTGAGATCGAACTGGCCGTCGCGAAATCGGCGGCCGAGCGCGTGAGGGCGGTCGAGGCCGATCATCTCGCGCACCAGAAAGCGCTCGGGATGTTGCGCGAACTCGACCGGGAGCGCGTCGAGCGCGACAAACTCCGGCAGGGAATCGCCACGATCGAGACGGCGAAAGCGAACGTGATCGCAAGTCAGAATCGTATCAAGGAGGATCTGGCGCGGATCGCGAAAGCGCGCGAGACGATCGTCGAACTCAAGCCGCAGGCTGAAGAAGAGGTCAAGTTTGACGCCGAGCGCGATCGATTGCGATCCGAGATCGCGCGCCGCGAACCCAACGAGGCTGCGGTCAAGCGTTTGCAGCAAAAGGTTGCCGAACTTCGCGAGCGATACAGGGTGCAAAACGTTGCCGTTGCAGAGCTTAGAGAAAAATCGGCGGCGGCGGCCGAAGTCCCGGCGCTTGAGAGCGAGAGCAATGAACTGACAAGGAAACTCGCCGGATTTCGCGCCCGGCTCGACGCCGACAAGCGATTTCAGAACGAGATCAAAAACGGCCTCTGCCCGATTCTTTCGGAAAAATGCCTGAATCTGAAACCCGGCCAGTCGCTCGAAGACTTTGTGACGAGCAAGTTCGAAGAGATCGAAGCGTCGATCAGCGCCGGCGACACTGAACTGCGATCGGTCGCCACGAGACTCGCCGCCGCGCGCGAGGCGCAAAGAAGCGCCGCGAAACTCGAAGCGCAGGAATCGCGGTTGAACGATCTCCGCGAAGAGGGGGTCGCCGTCGCCGCCGAAATGAAATCGCTTGAAGCGGATCTCGGCGATCTCGGCGATCTCAGGGCGAATCTTGCCGCCGCGGAAGAGCGGATCAAGGCGCTCGGCAACCCGAAAGCGCGGTTGATCGCCGCCGAATCAGAGGTTGCGCGCGAGGCGGACTATCGGCACAGTCTGACCGAGATCGACAAGAACCTTGAACGGCTCGAAAGCGATCTGCGGATCGAGAACGAAATGGTCGAATCGTACAAGGACCTCGATTCGAACTGGGCCGAATCGATCGCCGAGCGCGACCGGACCGAAGCCGCGCACCGCGAGTTTCTGGCAAACGAATCGGCGGCCAAGTCGGTGGCGGAGCGCGAAAAGATGGTCGCCGACGCCCGCGCCGAGGTCGAGACGACGGCCGCTGCGTTATTGAAGAGCGCGGCCGATCTTGAACTTGCGGGCAAGGAATACGAGCGCGAGCGCCACCAGTCGGAACGGACGGCATTGTTTGAAGCGGAAAAACGCCTCGCCGAAAACCGCGCCAACTTCGCGAACGCGCACGGCCGTGCGACGCAGCTTGAAACCGAGATCGAAAAGCTGCGCCTCGTCCGCCGCGAGATGCAGACGGAATTCCTTGAACGGGAACGGCTCGAGAAGATCTACGAAGCGTCGGAGTTCATCCGCGCGACGCTCAAGAAAAGCGCGCCGCTCGTCGCCAGGAATTATGTCTATCACGTCTCGCTCGAGGCCGCGCAGATGTTTCGCGAGATCACCGGAAACGCCGAGCGCAATCTGAAATGGACCGAAGATTATGCGATCGTGCTTGAAGAGAACGGTTACGATCGCCCGTTCGCGGTGCTTTCGGGCGGGGAACAGATGGCCGCCGCATTGGCCGTTCGCCTCGCGCTTTTGAAACAGTTGTCCGACATCCGGCTCGCGTTTTTCGATGAGCCGACGACCAATATGGACGCGATCCGGCGCGAGCGTCTCGCCGAACAGATCAGTCTTATCAGCCAGCGCAAAACGTTCGATCAGCTTTTCGTGATTTCGCACGACGACACGTTCGAGAGTTTCGCGGACAATGTTGTGATCCTCGGGGAAGAAGAAGTCGGGGCCGTCTGA